The sequence TGGCATTTCAATCATCGAATATTTATTGTCAAATTCAATTTTATCAACAGAATAAATTAATTTATTATCCTGAAGTTCTAAAATTAAACCTGGCAAACCATTATAATCAAGTGGTCCGAATGGGTATGAAATTTCTGAGCAAAACCAAGCAGTAATTTTTTTAACTCTTTCTCCTTTATTATTAAAAAAAGATTTATTTGTAGTTGCTTTAATACATAAATAGCCGTCAATTTTTTTACTCTCAGTTGTAATTTGCCAATTTAACTTATCATTTAATTTTATAATTATTCTAGATTCAGAATTATCAACTTTATAGCATTCTTTACTTTTTAAATTAAAAAAATATGAATATTTAGAATATAGGTTATAGTTGATTTTTTCTATTGTCGAATTTTTATCATTCTCTACATTCAAATTTTCTTCACTTCTAAATAGTGAAAAATCTGTATTGAAAAATAAACTAAACTTTTTCCTTTTTAAATTTTCATTAAATTTTTCAAGAAATTTTATTTCATTAACATTAGTAGAATCTTTAAACTCTATCTTAGGAGGTATAACCTTATATGTAATCTTCCCTGATGTGTTTTGTCCTAAAGACAAATAGCCAAAAAAGAAAGTTAAAGTAAAATTTAATACGTTTTTCATCTCATTGTTATTTATTTAATTACAGTCATACTTTGTGTTCGTCAAAACATTTATTAAGGTAGGGCTGTTTTTAATGTTTAAAATGATTTTTCTATATCTTAAATAAGTTTCTTTTTCTAATTTGTAGCGTCCAAAATGATCGGCAATAGAAAGTTTTAATGTTTTTAAAATTAATTCTTTAGCATATTTTCTCTTTCCATTTTTAATTTTTTATATTCCAATTGGAACTCTTTATTTGTTAAAAATCTGTTAGCTTTTGGAGGTTTAATTTTATTAATCGTTTTTTTATCTAATTTAAAATTTATTTTTTTAGCTTGATAAACAAAAATATCATCTTCAAGTATTAAAATTAAACCAGGAAGACCATAAAAACCTAAAGGTCCTGCATTTATATTTATTGAAGGACAATACCAAGCAATAGTGTTTTTTTCTTTTTTAATAACTTCAATTTCATTTTTTTCGTTTTCAATTTTCTTTTCAATAATTTGTCTATTAATCGCTTTATAGCAAAGCATATTGTCGATGAGTTTTGTTTCTTTATCATCTATTTCCCAATTGTAAGAGAGTAAAGAATCTTTAATGGTAAACTCTTCACCAAAAACAGTTTTATTTTGAATTTGTATTTTTCCCTCCAAGTCCTTGTAAATAGTTCCTATCAGTTTAGAATTAATATATAATAGGTTTAATTTATCACTTTTTTTTTGAAGATTGTTTTCGCAAAAAAAGATACTTTGATTACCGTTTACAAGGAGAGTATAAAATATTTCCGATGCGTTTTCGTCAACAATATTTTCTAATTCTTTGTTAATATAATCTGATGCCTTGTTTTTGAAAGAGGCGACATATTCAATTTGTCCTAGTTGTGAAAAGCTTACTAAATTTAAAAATAGTAACGTAATGATAAGTGTTTTTTTCATGAGTTAAAAATTAAATACTGTTCCAGTCAAAATACTAGAACAGTATTAAAAGGTTAAATTAATCCAATATCATCAAGTGTATTGCATAAACTTACTGCGGCATCAATGGTTTGATCAATTAATTCCTCGTTTTCTGAAACAGCGTTTAATTTTACTCTTAACCATTTACCGAACGCCCAACATTTAAGAGAACCTGCTTCTTCTGTTGAAGTTGTAATCTCAATAGCGTTTTCAATCTTTACGATTTCAATAGATTTTACTTCAACTTTCTTCTCAGTCTCATTTGCCATTCCAGAAAACGAAAATGCTACTAAAGTAATAATGCTAAATGCAAATTTTTTCATAATATTGTATTTTTAAATTAATTACAGTCATACTTTGTGTTCGTCAAAACATTTATTAAGGTATGGCTGTTTTTTTATAGGTTGAATTTTTCAAGTAAACAAAAGCAAAGTCAACCGATTCTTTACCTTTTTTTTTAAAATTAAAATAACTAAACTAAAAGATAATTAATCTTGATTTAAGATACCTCTTTTTAATTCTTCGTCTCTTTTCTTAATTTCGTCATCATTTATTTCTTCTCCGTCAACAGGGATTTTAATTTTGACAGGAATATCTGTAAACTCAATTTTCTCAACAACAAATCCACGTTTGTCTTCATGAAGTTCTAGTATTAATCCAGGCAATCCACTATATCGAGTTGGCCCAATAGGTATCGGTATTGCTGGGCAATACCAAGCTACAACAGGCCAAGGAAACTCACGCCCTTTCCATTTTTGAATGTAGGTATAAGTAGCTTTGTAGCATAAATAACCATTGATGTCTTTACTTTCTGATGTAAGTGTCCAATTGATAAAACTAGCTTTTTTCTTTTTTAAAAGAATAGCAAATGAATAATATAATTGTTCCACCAAACTGTCTTGTTTTCTATTGGTATAGAATTTGTCATATCCATAAAACGCACCAGTAACATAGTTTTTAGTACTTATACTTTCATAATCTGATATTAAGCTTTCAGAAAGATAAAACAAAGATTCGTCAGTATTGAACTCAAGTTTAAAACGAAGCATTTTTGCCATCATTTCCTCATCTAAAGCTTCTTGATATTGCATCCTGCTTCTCTCTTTGAGTTCTTCTGTTGCTTGTGTTGTTGCATAAAAAGATTTATAAGTAACATACCCGTTTTTTTGACTAAAAGAAATTAAGCTCAATAATAAGATAAAAAGATTTAGAAATTTCATGTTATTGTTAAGTTTTGTAGATTGATAAAATTTTCCATTTCCTCACTATTGTCGTTTTGGAAGTTCTGATTTTATTGCATTATAATAATCGTCTTCTTTAACTTCTTTTAATGTTTCTAAATCTGTCATTTTTGTGTTGTCTTTTTTTAATGATAATGATTTTAAGACAAAGTGATTTGCGGGCATTTCAATGAGTTCAACTATTAAGCCAGGTAAGTTGTTGTATTCATTTGGACCGTAAGAAAAAGGTATTTCTGGACAAAACCATGCGGTGACTTCATGGTTAAATGTTCCTTTTGAGTTAACTACTTTTTTAAATTTAGTAGCTTTATAACAAGTAAAGTTTTGAATTGTTTTGCTTTCGTTAGATATAACCCATTGAGAAGAATCAATTCGTTTTTCATAAAAAACGTTCCCATTTATAACAAATAATTGGTTGTCTTTCTTTTTAAACAGATGTTCTCCTTTACTAATGATTTTTGAGGCTAACTTTTCAGGACTGTTATCATCTAAAATCATTTTTCGTGATAAAGAAAAAGTAGAAATGCTGTCATTAAATTTTAATTCGAATTCTAAATTTTTAGATGCTTCAGAAATTGTATTAAAAAAATTAGATTCTCTTTTAGGGTTGTTGACTTTGAATAACACATTATAAGTTGCAACATTATCTTGTGCATTAATAGCAATTAGACTAAAAATAGCAATTAGTAAAGTTAATTTTGTTTTCATGTTTTTTTATGTTGAACTGCAGAGACTAAGTCTCTGCAGTTATTATTGTTATTCTACTCCTTGTCCACCATCACGAATTAAGTTCCTGTTCATAAGCCAACATTCTGCATAAGCCCCATTTCCTGCATCAGCAATTTGTTGTTGATCTAAACCTGCTTCTGCTGCCCAATCCATAGCATCAAACATAGCGTCATCACAATAGCTCCCAGTAACTGTAGAAGCTTTTTCTTCTTCATTAGAAAAGCAAATTATAGAAGAAGAAACGAAAATAATTAAAAAAAGATTTCTCATTTTGTTATAAATTTAGTTGTTAAAAAGAAGGATTTGATTCTGAGTTTTGTCGTAACCAACAATTTGCATAAGCCCAATTTCCCATGTTACTTACTGTTTGGTCATCAAAGCCTTCTTCCATAGCCCAATCCATTACGTTAAACATCTCGTCATCACAACTTGGGTCGATACTTTTTATTTCTACACTTTTTGCAATTGAAATAAATGAAAAAGCGACTACAGCAATAATGCTAAACCCTAATTTTTTCATAATATTGTACTTTTAAATTAATTACAGTCATACTTTGTGTTCGTCAAAACATTTATTAAGGTAGGACTGTTTTTTTAAAGGTTGATTTTTTCAAGCAAACAAAAGCAAAGTCAACCGTTTCTTTGTTTTTGTTGGTAGTGTTGTTTTAGAAAGCTACCCAATTCCTAGTAATGCTCGTTTTTTTGTGCGGGTTACAAACAGCTGAAACAATCCCGAATAGTGGCCGACTATATGTTTAGAAAAATAAATAGCAGTAGTATTTTTCTTTTCTCATTCTTTATTATGTTTGTCTATCAAATGTAAAACTTTTCTAAATAGTTTCACTAAAAAATAGAGAATCACTAGTAATGTTATTATTAAGACAATTTGTAATACTTGTGTTGTAATCATTTTTTTCTTAATTATTTAAAACCATATAGAAACATAGTCTACTTTTTATTTTATCTTTTTTCAAAGCAATTCCATTTTTTTTCGTCTATGTTTCTATTATGGAAAAACCAAACCAATGAACCCAATCTATATTTTTAGAAATTGTATAAAGAAATTGCTTGTTATTGTTTCGTTTGCCGTTAAATAGGAATCGAAAGCTTTCTTATTTCTGAAATCAAAACTACAGGGGTTTTTAGTTTTGTGCAAACAAAGTATGTCGGAATTCATGAATTCCGACAAGTTTTTCATGAATTCCGAGGAGTAAATTGCTAGAATAACAGCTGAATATCCTATTTTTGAAACAAACAATATACAAACAAACATGAATCGTCTTTTTATCTTTCTATTTGTCTTTTTATCTTTTTTAACCACTGCACAAACAAGTAAAAATGAATTAAATAGTAAAACATACAAAGAATTACTTACGGCTTTTGCAGAAGCTGAAAATAATTTTGATTTACAAAAAAAATATGCTGATGCCTATTTATTAAAGGCAAGAAAAGAAAAAAAAGACTTAAGAATAGCAAAAGGATATTATATGATGTCAAATATCCATAATTTTTATGATGCTATTAAATATTTAGATAGCGTTACTATTTATGCTGAAAAAGAAAGCAATGATAAATTTCCAATGGTTGCTTATTATGAAAGAGCAAGAAAATTAGATGCACTAAGAGATTTTAAGCTGGCTATAGAGAATTATATTAAGGCAGAAAATTGGGCAAAAAAGAATAATGATCTAGATTATATTTTTAGAGCTAGATTAGCAATTGCAATTATTAAGTCTGAAGATATAGGAGAAATTGAAGAAGCATTAGAGTTATATAAGCAATGTTATAGTTTTTATAAAAAAAATAAGGAGAAAGAAGTTAGGTATTTTAATAGTTATGTGAGTACAATTTTTGCAATTGCAGATGCACATAGAGCGTTACATCAGTTGGATTCGGCATCTTACTATAATAGATTAGGATATAGAGCATCAATTGAATTTAAAAATGAAAGATTAAAAGGTTTTTTTGTTTTAAATGAAGGAGCAACCCAATGTTTAAAGAGTAATTACAAAACGGCAATAGACAGCCTTGATAAAGCGCTTCCTGTAATGATAGAGTATGATGAAAAGATGAATCAAATTGCGTCTTACTATTACTATGCAAAATCGTATACAGGTTTAAAGAAGATAGACAAAGTTGTTAAATATTATGAAAAAGTGGATAGCGTTTATAAAGAATTAGAATATATAACCCCTGAGTTTGTTCATGGGTATCATTATTTGATTAAATATTATAGGGAGAATGGTAATAAAGAAAAGCAATTATATTATCTCAACACCTTAATGAGTATAGATAGTATTTTTCAGATTAATTATAAAGAATTAACTAAGAAATTTAAAAAAGAGTATGATATTCCAAATTTAATGCGAGAAAAGGAGGAAATTATTGAAGGATTACATGAAGATAAAAAAAGTAATTATGGTATAATGACTGTTTTAGGAGTAATTGTCATAATTAGTTTGTTTTTGGTTATACAACAAATCCAGCAAAAAAAAGTCTATAAAAAACGCTTTGAGTCTTTAATGCAAACAAAAGAAGAAGGTGATAATATTGGTAACGAGATTGAAGTAATAAGTAAAATAAAAGACAATAATTTAAATATTGTTGAAGAAACAGCTAACAGCATATTAAAACAACTTGCAGCTTTTGAAAAGAAGAAACAGTTTTTGAAACCTAATATTTCCCTAAACAATATAGCTCAAGATTTTGGGACAAATCCAAAATATTTATCCACAATAATTAATACTAAAAAGGAAAAAAGCTTTGTGCATTATATTAATGATTTACGAATTGACTATATTGTTTCGGAATTAAAAAACAATGTGCAAATACGAAAATATACTATTAAAGCCATTGCAGAAGAAGTGGGTTTCAACAATGCAGAAGCTTTTTCAAACGCTTTTTTTAAGAGAACGGGAATTAAACCTTCCTATTTTGTTAAAAAATTACAAGAAGGTTAATTAGTTTGTTTTTAGTTGTTTATGCTGGTTTTGAAACACGGAATTCATGAATTCCGTGTGCTACTTTACATTTTATGATATGTTTTTTATAATTCAAAACTATATTTGTTAAACAACAATTCAAAATATAATATTATGAAAAAAGAAACAAAAAAAAAGTTTAATTTAGAAAAATTTGAAATCGCTAAACTTAGAAATCAGAGAGTAATAATTGGAGGAACTGGAGCTGGAGATGGTACTCAAACTGATTCAACAAGACCAAAAATCCCAAAAAAACCAAACGATCCAAATAATCCAAATAACCCAAACGATCCAAACAATCCAAATGATCCAGATTCTAGTATACCTTGTCAGACAGATTTTTAGCATAATAAATAGTAAAGTAATGAAAGTATCTCTTTTTTTGTTTTTCTTAGTCTTAACTGTATCCTGTAAGTCTTATTTTAATAATTCTTCTGATACTTATAAAAAGACAGATACTTTGGTAAATCTCTGGCATCATAAGGATTCTTTTTTAGATAGTATCTACGGCATTTCTTTAGAAAAATGGTACAATGAAAAACCTAAAAAAATAAATCGAGAAATAATTGTAGCAACATTAGATGGACAAATTGATTTGAATCATGAAGATTTACAAGGACAATTATGGATTAATGAAGACGAAATTCCGAATAATGGTATTGATGACGATAACAATGGTTATGTTGATGATATTAATGGTTGGAATTTTATAGGGATAGGGGATGGCGATACTCAGGCTTTTTCAAATTTTGAATATGTTCGCTTCATTAATAAATATAGAGAAGAATTTGAAAATAGTGATAGTATTAAAAATCAAAATAATTCTTTGTATCAAGAATATCAAAAAGCCTTAAAAGTATATGAAAGAACAAATAAATATTACAGGAATTACTTAAAAATTGAGGGGATGTTGATTTCTGCATATTATCCAGCTAAAGATACGCTGAAACACTACTTTCCTAAAGAAGATTATACAGCAAAACAATTAGATAGCTTGTATCAATTGCATAAAATAGATGATAAAACATTTAGAGATAGAATAAAAGAAAATGACACTTGCAGGTCATTCCCAGATTTGATTTTTTATATGAAAACGATTAAAGAGTTTCGATATACAATTGAGTTAATGGAAAATTCGAGTAGGCATAAAGATTCTATTGTTAACAAATTATTAAACTTCGAATATAATGATAGAGCAAGAATTAAGAATGGTAGCCTTGAAAAGGGATATGGCAACAATAAACTAGACTCTAATCTTCGATTAAAAAAGCATAATACTGAAGTTTCAAGTATTATTGCAGCGAATAGAGATAATAATAAAGGAGTAAAAGGGTTTCATAATAACATTAAATTGATGACTTTAAATATCTCTCCATTCGGTGATGAATTTGATAAAGATATTGCAAATGCTATTTATTATGCTGTAGATAATGGAGCTAAAGTGATTAATATGTCCTCTGGGAAAGAGTTTTCATTAGAACATGAAAGAGTTGCAAGAGCCTTAATATACGCTAATAAAAAAAATGTTTTAATAGTTCATAGTGCAGGGAATAGTTCAACTGATATTGATAAAGAACTTTATTACCCAATAGATTGCTCAAAGACAAAAAATGTTGAAATAGTTGATAATTTTATTAATGTTGGATCTATATCAAAAAGGATTGATAGCACTATAATTTCTGACTATTCAAATTATGGCAGAAAAAATGTAGATCTTTTTGCTCCAGGAGAGGAAATATATTTAGCTATCCCTGATAATCAGTATGAATTTGATTCAGGAACTTCCTTTGCAACTCCTATGGTTTCGGGAACGGCTGCCTTAATTTGGTTGTATTATCCGAACTTAACGGTACAAGAAGTGAAAAATATTATTTTAGAATCGGGTGTTACTATTGACAAGATGGTTGTTAAACCGGGAACAAAAAATGAAATGGTACACTTTTCTGAGCTGTGCAAAACTGGAAAAGTGCTCAATACTTATAATGCTATGAAAATGGCAGCGGAAATGAGTAAGAAGAAATAGTGAAAAGAGTTTAATAGTTTTTAATTGTATTCTATCCGTTCGAGTAGGGTTTGTAGAATGCGAATAGCAATTTTACAAACCATGTATCGAGAATCGTTTTAATGAATTTTTTCTTGTATATAGTTTTCTATCGAAAATCACTCAGGTTAATGTAAATTTTATTACATCGACTTCATCTTATTTATTGTTTCTTCTTAGCAAATTGATTAGACCTGTAGGATGACATAATAGGAGCATATATTAAGAATAAATGAGTAATAATGAATTTGGCATTTTTTTTGCTCTACTATACTATCGTTCTACTACAAATAGTGGTGACAAAAATATATTTGTTTTTCAGTTTGTCACAGAAAGTGTGACATTTTTCGTTTGAATTTGATAATGTCACAAAATCTGTGACATTTTTTTTTGTCAATAAAAAATGTCACAGGTTTTAAAAATGGAATGCACTCTTAAGTGTATTGCTATATGTAATCTTATACCTAACACTATTTTCTTCATGAATCTTCATAACATAAATAAATTTGTGTTTTTTGGAATTTCTAGAAGTCACTACCAACTCTTTCTTTGAGAAATTATCTAGAATAATTAAATCGTTTTGGTTATTCACGCTAAAATAGTCTGCAATACGATTATTTAAGTTTGTAATTGGATAGGAAGAATAGACATTCTTACCATTCTGCTTAACTTCTATCTTCTCTCCTTTAAAACCTTGCGTTAACAACAGAATACTTTTTTCTTTTGAAGTTGCATTATTTTTTTTCAAAAATACAGCCACCTCTTTCTCGTTCATTCCTCTAAAGTCGTCTCTAAAATCGGTTTTTACTATTGATTTGCAACCAACAATACTCATTCCTAATACAATTAAAAGATATTTTTTCATAGAACTATAACACCAAAATTTAAAATATAGTATAAAAAAAGCACTAATTTTTAGTTAAAATTAGTGCTCTTAAAAACAACCAAAACTCAAATATTTATTGTTTTACCATTTTTTGCACAACAAAATTTACATCATTATAAAACAATTTCGCAAGATATATTCCTCTCTCTAAATCTTGAACATTCAATTCATTATTAGCAGATACGTTTGAAAAAGTTTTAACTTTTTGCCCAGTAACAGCAAATAATTCTATTTTTTCAACTTCTGTCGAAACAGAAAACACATTCTTAACTGGATTTGGATAGACTATAATTTGTTTAGAACTATCAAAGACTTCAGAAGAAAGGACACTTGCCTCGTTTCCATACACTTTAAATTCACCCGCAGCAATTGATATAGGAGCAGCAGTATTTGTAACAACAAAAGAAGTATCATCCATTAAATCATGCCAATTTCCTGTATATGGAAAATCGGGAACAATCGTTAGATCTGATGTGGAAAAATTAGCCAGTACAACTACATTTTTTAATGCAGTTGAAGGCAATGAATTATCATAAATATAAATTCTTTGCTTTAAATTATTTCCAGACTCAGGACTTATCGTATACTCTCCATTAAAAACTACTTCTTGATTTTTTAAATGAATCAATTTTGCATAATCTTGATAAATCGCTCCTCTAACAGGATCATTTAACCAATTTTCAGTCCATTGCGGTTGTGGCTTCGTATCTAACTTACAATCGCCTGCAATTCCATCAGACTCTGTATTTACAGTTCCGTTAGAACATGTGTAAATAGAATCGTCCATTCCTAATTCTTGAAAATGCCAAATCATTTTTGGACCAGGAATTAAAATACTTGTTGCCCCAATAGCTCCTGCTCTATTTAATGCATTTGGTAAATTTCCTCCAACAGGACTTGTTCCTCCAGTAGCTCCATAAGTCACCGCTTCATACATTAACCTGTCCTTATCATGACTTTCTGGATAACCCATCAAGCGCTTTCCTGTAAAACCTCTACTAACATGCCCCATTCTTGAAATATTTCCATTAGAAGCGTATCCTAAAGCCAACTGTTTGTAAGATGAAAACAATTCTCCCCACATCATTATTCCTTTTCCTTCTCCTATTCTATAATTTGCCCATTCTTGTTCTTCTGTATCAGATCCTAAATGCTCAAAAATTACATAGTGATCTGGATCCAAACTCCATGAATAATCGGCATACTCTTTAAGCACATCTACTCTATCTTGCTGGAATTGATTTGTCAAAGCATCACTCCCTGTTGCATTTTGAGTAAATCCTTTCGTTAAATCCCATCTAAAACCATCTATCTTAAATTCGTTAATCCAATATTTCAACGTTTGCTTCACATAGTTTTTTGTATAATCAGATGTATGGTTAAAATCTTCCCCAACACTATAGCTGTGCGTTGCAACTGTATTAAAATATGGATTTTCTATACTTGGACTTCCCCAACCGTCTCCATCTGGGTCATCCATCCACATTCTTACCATTGGATTTCTTCCAAAAGCATGATTAAAAGCCAAGTCCAACACAACCGCTATATCATTTTGATGACACAAATCTATCAATTCTTTCAATTTATCCTTTGTGCCGTAAAACTTATCCAACGCCATGTGAAAAGAAGTATTATATCCCCAACTTTCATTGCCTTCAAATTCCATTATTGGCATCAACTCTATTGCATTTATTCCTAAATTTTTCAAATAATCTATTTTATCAATAACATCTTGAAAATTTCTATCAGCATCAAAATCTCTAATCAAAATTTCATAAACCACCAAATTATCTTTATTAGGCTTGTTAAAGTTTGTCACTTGCCAATTATAAGGCGTTTGACCTGTTTGAAGCACAGTAACTTCTCGTTCTTGTTCAACAGGATAAGTTGGTAAATTTGGATAGGTTGCCGACGGAATCCAAGAATCATCAAACGGAGACAAAACTAGCGTTGAGCAAGGATCTGCAACTTTTACCAATATAGGAGAATTTGCAATTGGTGTTTCATCTACAACCCAATATTGATAACTTTCAATTTGTTCAGCTGTTAACCCGGTTAGTTCCAACCAAAATTTATTTGTAGCTGGATCTTTCTTCATTGCATAAGAAGATGTTGGTTCCCAGTTATTAAAACTCCCTGCAACATATACAAAATCTTTACCTGGTGCTTCCAATACTAAAACTGCTTTCGTATTATCAACCAAATAATTAATCCCATTTTCTAATCCGCTTGTCATTGCTTCTGACACAGTAGAAGGGTTAACAATTACCATAAACGATTTTGTTTGCGTGATTGCACCTTGTGTTATCTCTAAAACATAATTTTGATTTGAAACGATATTCGTATGATTATATGAATATGTATTTACTCCTGAAACTGTATTTATAGAAACTCCATTTGCTTTTAAATTATAATCTGCAATTCCATTATTATTGTTTGCTTCGACCAACAAACTTCCTCCTGAATTTATAATAGTTGTTGAGCTTACAACTGGTGATGTTAATGTAGATTGAAACAAACCTACTTCTACTAAAACATCTTGTGATTTTTTATCTCCAGTACCATCTTTTGCCTTAACCAAAAAACCAATTCTCCCCATGTTAGTTCTTGCATAGAAACTTGAAGGTACGAATGACATTGTATAAGTATCGTTTCCTGAATTATAAGTCAATCGATTTGCTTCATTAGAGTTAGTCCAAGAACCATTCGTTGGACAATCTAAAATATTTACATCATTACTATCAAATGACCAAGTC is a genomic window of Flavobacterium jumunjinense containing:
- a CDS encoding S8 family serine peptidase, which produces MKVSLFLFFLVLTVSCKSYFNNSSDTYKKTDTLVNLWHHKDSFLDSIYGISLEKWYNEKPKKINREIIVATLDGQIDLNHEDLQGQLWINEDEIPNNGIDDDNNGYVDDINGWNFIGIGDGDTQAFSNFEYVRFINKYREEFENSDSIKNQNNSLYQEYQKALKVYERTNKYYRNYLKIEGMLISAYYPAKDTLKHYFPKEDYTAKQLDSLYQLHKIDDKTFRDRIKENDTCRSFPDLIFYMKTIKEFRYTIELMENSSRHKDSIVNKLLNFEYNDRARIKNGSLEKGYGNNKLDSNLRLKKHNTEVSSIIAANRDNNKGVKGFHNNIKLMTLNISPFGDEFDKDIANAIYYAVDNGAKVINMSSGKEFSLEHERVARALIYANKKNVLIVHSAGNSSTDIDKELYYPIDCSKTKNVEIVDNFINVGSISKRIDSTIISDYSNYGRKNVDLFAPGEEIYLAIPDNQYEFDSGTSFATPMVSGTAALIWLYYPNLTVQEVKNIILESGVTIDKMVVKPGTKNEMVHFSELCKTGKVLNTYNAMKMAAEMSKKK
- a CDS encoding alpha-amylase family glycosyl hydrolase, coding for MKKITVILTFLISVFVFSQQQTITYSVTPASFDENQNITITINGSSVNEATWGVAGNALYLWTWSFDSNDVNILDCPTNGSWTNSNEANRLTYNSGNDTYTMSFVPSSFYARTNMGRIGFLVKAKDGTGDKKSQDVLVEVGLFQSTLTSPVVSSTTIINSGGSLLVEANNNNGIADYNLKANGVSINTVSGVNTYSYNHTNIVSNQNYVLEITQGAITQTKSFMVIVNPSTVSEAMTSGLENGINYLVDNTKAVLVLEAPGKDFVYVAGSFNNWEPTSSYAMKKDPATNKFWLELTGLTAEQIESYQYWVVDETPIANSPILVKVADPCSTLVLSPFDDSWIPSATYPNLPTYPVEQEREVTVLQTGQTPYNWQVTNFNKPNKDNLVVYEILIRDFDADRNFQDVIDKIDYLKNLGINAIELMPIMEFEGNESWGYNTSFHMALDKFYGTKDKLKELIDLCHQNDIAVVLDLAFNHAFGRNPMVRMWMDDPDGDGWGSPSIENPYFNTVATHSYSVGEDFNHTSDYTKNYVKQTLKYWINEFKIDGFRWDLTKGFTQNATGSDALTNQFQQDRVDVLKEYADYSWSLDPDHYVIFEHLGSDTEEQEWANYRIGEGKGIMMWGELFSSYKQLALGYASNGNISRMGHVSRGFTGKRLMGYPESHDKDRLMYEAVTYGATGGTSPVGGNLPNALNRAGAIGATSILIPGPKMIWHFQELGMDDSIYTCSNGTVNTESDGIAGDCKLDTKPQPQWTENWLNDPVRGAIYQDYAKLIHLKNQEVVFNGEYTISPESGNNLKQRIYIYDNSLPSTALKNVVVLANFSTSDLTIVPDFPYTGNWHDLMDDTSFVVTNTAAPISIAAGEFKVYGNEASVLSSEVFDSSKQIIVYPNPVKNVFSVSTEVEKIELFAVTGQKVKTFSNVSANNELNVQDLERGIYLAKLFYNDVNFVVQKMVKQ
- a CDS encoding GLPGLI family protein, with product MKNVLNFTLTFFFGYLSLGQNTSGKITYKVIPPKIEFKDSTNVNEIKFLEKFNENLKRKKFSLFFNTDFSLFRSEENLNVENDKNSTIEKINYNLYSKYSYFFNLKSKECYKVDNSESRIIIKLNDKLNWQITTESKKIDGYLCIKATTNKSFFNNKGERVKKITAWFCSEISYPFGPLDYNGLPGLILELQDNKLIYSVDKIEFDNKYSMIEMPKGKIISEDEHLEKLKEQSNF
- a CDS encoding GLPGLI family protein; protein product: MKFLNLFILLLSLISFSQKNGYVTYKSFYATTQATEELKERSRMQYQEALDEEMMAKMLRFKLEFNTDESLFYLSESLISDYESISTKNYVTGAFYGYDKFYTNRKQDSLVEQLYYSFAILLKKKKASFINWTLTSESKDINGYLCYKATYTYIQKWKGREFPWPVVAWYCPAIPIPIGPTRYSGLPGLILELHEDKRGFVVEKIEFTDIPVKIKIPVDGEEINDDEIKKRDEELKRGILNQD
- a CDS encoding GLPGLI family protein; translated protein: MKTKLTLLIAIFSLIAINAQDNVATYNVLFKVNNPKRESNFFNTISEASKNLEFELKFNDSISTFSLSRKMILDDNSPEKLASKIISKGEHLFKKKDNQLFVINGNVFYEKRIDSSQWVISNESKTIQNFTCYKATKFKKVVNSKGTFNHEVTAWFCPEIPFSYGPNEYNNLPGLIVELIEMPANHFVLKSLSLKKDNTKMTDLETLKEVKEDDYYNAIKSELPKRQ
- a CDS encoding AraC family transcriptional regulator, translating into MNRLFIFLFVFLSFLTTAQTSKNELNSKTYKELLTAFAEAENNFDLQKKYADAYLLKARKEKKDLRIAKGYYMMSNIHNFYDAIKYLDSVTIYAEKESNDKFPMVAYYERARKLDALRDFKLAIENYIKAENWAKKNNDLDYIFRARLAIAIIKSEDIGEIEEALELYKQCYSFYKKNKEKEVRYFNSYVSTIFAIADAHRALHQLDSASYYNRLGYRASIEFKNERLKGFFVLNEGATQCLKSNYKTAIDSLDKALPVMIEYDEKMNQIASYYYYAKSYTGLKKIDKVVKYYEKVDSVYKELEYITPEFVHGYHYLIKYYRENGNKEKQLYYLNTLMSIDSIFQINYKELTKKFKKEYDIPNLMREKEEIIEGLHEDKKSNYGIMTVLGVIVIISLFLVIQQIQQKKVYKKRFESLMQTKEEGDNIGNEIEVISKIKDNNLNIVEETANSILKQLAAFEKKKQFLKPNISLNNIAQDFGTNPKYLSTIINTKKEKSFVHYINDLRIDYIVSELKNNVQIRKYTIKAIAEEVGFNNAEAFSNAFFKRTGIKPSYFVKKLQEG
- a CDS encoding GLPGLI family protein, which gives rise to MKKTLIITLLFLNLVSFSQLGQIEYVASFKNKASDYINKELENIVDENASEIFYTLLVNGNQSIFFCENNLQKKSDKLNLLYINSKLIGTIYKDLEGKIQIQNKTVFGEEFTIKDSLLSYNWEIDDKETKLIDNMLCYKAINRQIIEKKIENEKNEIEVIKKEKNTIAWYCPSININAGPLGFYGLPGLILILEDDIFVYQAKKINFKLDKKTINKIKPPKANRFLTNKEFQLEYKKLKMERENMLKN